The following DNA comes from Clupea harengus chromosome 9, Ch_v2.0.2, whole genome shotgun sequence.
agtgtaagtgacaTGGAATATAAATCAGATGCATCAGACTGCATAATTGTAATTAACAAAGAATTATACCTGtggtatctccctgcagcatacaTTCTCCGGTTCGTTTGTTCGGTTTGGAGAAATGACGTGGTAATAAGAGAAAATTGCAACCGCAAACCAGGAAATCCTTTTTCAAGAATTTGTGAATCACAAGATCGCAAAAATCATGGAGGGACTGCATAGCACAAGAATGAGCGGTCTTGAATGTAGTGTATGCATACAACTTGAACACAAGCAGCTGCACATATTCGGTGCTCAGAATGGGATATAGAATCCATCCTAACATCACTCAGGACAAGTATGTAccctcatttataacttataacctctactgccaccttcacctgtacttcatctgcactttacacatatctatatcacatctgcactaatcacctttattgctgctcatgttcttactgctcataccacttatatcttatgtcatactgtatataccatatttatctatatttatataaccatttgcacatactctgcactcttctactttgcacttctggttagatgctaactgcatttcgttgcctcagtacctgtactctgtgcaatgacaataaagttgaatctaatctaatctatacATAAACAGGTGCATCTAAAAAAATTGAATATCGTGGAAAAGTAAATGTTTTCCCGTAATTTAATTCAAAAAGTGACACCTTCATATATTCTAGAATCATTACACATAAAGTGGCTCCTTTTGCACAAATGACTGCATCAATGCGGTGTGACAGGGAGGGAGGCAATCAGCCTGTGACACTGCTGAGGTGTTATGGAAGCCCAGGTTGCTTTGATAGCGGCCTTCAGCTCGTCTGTATTGTTGGGTCTGGTGGATCTCATTTTCCTCTGGGGTTCAGGTCAGTCCAGTTGGCTGGCCAATCAAGCACAGTAATACCATGGGCAGAAAACCAGTTACCAGTCGTTTTGGCACTGTGGGCAGGTGCCAAATCCTGCTAGAAAAGGAAATCAGCATTTCCATAAAGCTTGTCAGCAGATGGAAGCATGAAGTGCTCTTAAATCTCCTGGTAGACGGCTGCATTGACTCTGGACTTGATAAAACACAGTGGACCAACCCCAGCAGATGACATGGCACCCCAAATCATCACTGACTGTGGAAACTTCACACTGCACTTCAAGCAACTTGGATTCTgtgcctctccactcttcctccagACTCTGGGACCTTGATTtccaaatgaaatgcaaaattTCCGCAGAGCAACTGTCtcgttctttttctcctttgctCAGGTAAGACGCTTCTGACATTGTCTCTGGTTCAGGAGTGGCTTGACACTAATGCGACACTTGTAGCCTTGAGAGGATTGTCAAGCAAAGCCAATTCAAGAATTTGGGGGAACTTCACAAGAGTGGACTGAGGCTGGAGTCAGTGCATCAAGAGTCACGACTCACAGATGTGTCCAGGAATGAATACAGCACTCTGTGAAGAGTCAGCCTTTTCAGCAATGACTTTCTGTGGCTTACCCTCCTCATGGAGGGTGTCAATGAGTGTATTCTGGACAACTGTCAAGTCAGCAGTCTTTCCCatgattgtggttgtgtgtactacatttacatttacatttagtcatttagcagacgcttttatccaaagcgacttacaatgtttacacattttacattgatggcacactgcacatcaggagcaattaggggttcagtgtcttgctcaaggacgcttcgacagggaatcgaactagcaaccttctgattactaaccgacttctctacctcctgtaccactgtcgccccaccaGACTGAGACATTGAAGGCTCAGGCACCAGACTGAGACATTGAAGGCTCAGGAAACCTTTGCAGGTATTTTGAGTTAAGTAGCTTATTAGAAGTCTTCTCAGGTTGACATGTCCGTATTTGTAATTATTTATTGtaatattttgagatactggATTTTTGATTTCCATGAGCTGTGAGCCGTAATcatcaagattaaaacaaaaaaggcttGAAACATGCCGCTTTATGTATAATGATTCTAGAATATATAAGGGTGTCAATTTCCACTTTTCCACGATATTCTAATTttttgagatgcacctgtacatatatactatacatactGGAGACCGCAGATAATTTCTAGTCACCACATTGACATTATCTTCCGAGACGCAAGATGGTGCTGTGTATCACATGGCAAATCTGATGAATGGCTGTAACCTTTTTTCCGTGTTCCACGCTGCCGGTGACGTTGAACAACAAAGATGGCAGGGGGAAACAGCAATTACTGGGAAGGTGAGGTGGCAAAGAGATTAAACTTCGTTGCGAGGGATGACATAGTGAAGTTACGAGCTATTTTAGTTCATGTTATCTCtcttggttgttgttgtttgaggACATTTGCATTTCTGAACGAACAAAATGTAACTCCAGCCTGTCGCTTAATTTCAGTCGTAGGCTAGCTAGTTGGCTAGCTATCTATCCTATCTGTCTAGGCATTTCAAGCTAAGCAGCGCTAGATGACTATGCTAAGAGCTAGTTAGCCCGACACTGGAGGCTAGCAAGCTAGCATTGGCTCAgttagcaacagcagcagccgaTGTAACGTAAGCGAATGCCATCTAGCTTTAGCGAAAGTAGTAATGTGAGACAGGTGTTTTATTAAATGTTTTGACAGTTTATGTTACTAACCATATTCACCCTGTCTTTAGCTGTCACTgcactgtatgtttttatgtgtgttggcTGTGTAGCTAACGAAGTGCTTTGTGAAGTAACCGGGTGACGTTAGTTAACGTTAGCCAGTAATGAAGGTATTTTTGAAACCGTAACGTTAGTCAAATTttctagctatcctagctaagtAGATCGGATAACGTTACGCAACTTCAGTGGCTAATATAGCAAGCAAATGTGACTGATTCACTTAAGTCTTAATATTCCGAGTTAAACTTATTTAATGATGACAGGTAGCTGCTAATGTTGAATGGTAACGTGTTACTTTCTTTGAGTGATTTTTCTCAGTCTGTCCTGTTTATGTCTGCTGCTGTCTTGACATAATTTCTTGCTATCATTAAGAATATTACTTCACCTCAGGAACTCCCTTACCTGATACACACATCACTTAAAGTTACTAAAGTTACATCACTAAGTACGTTTTTGGCTTCTAGTGAACGTTTCATGTTCAATTTTAAATAGATGTTCCCTTTATGCAAAAATGATTTTATGTCACAACAACGATGTATTGCACAATAGTATACTCTAAATAGATTAgaatgtgttcgtgtgttcaTAGCTTTTGCATTGTATGTTGAGAACTGGTCAATTGTGTACTCCTTGTAGTCAGAGAAGATTATGCTGATGTGTTTCAGATCTGCGAAAGCAGGCCCGACAGCTGGAGAACGAGCTTGATCTGAAACTGGTCTCCTTCAGTAAGCTGTGCACCAGTTATAGCAGCTCCAGGGATGGGCGGCGAGGAGGAGACAGGTAGGCTTGTGTGCATTCTCTCAATGAGACCTCAGCCACCCATGTTGTGTGCAACACTTTATTTTCATGTAGTTATGAGACTGTCCCCTGTGTCTTAAACATGAAtgacttttaatgttttaacttaggccattatttttctctctgcgTTAAGTTCGGACACAACTCCACTCCTCAACAACTCCACCCAGGATAGGATGTTTGAGGCCATGTCTGTAGAGATTGAGCAGCTACTAGCAAAAGTAAGATTCCTGCATCCCATTCACCTATAACTCTAGTCACCTAGGCCTTTTTGCTGCCAGCATTTATTTCACACCGCTGTTTCCATTTTGTCTTCTGACCTTCCTACTCTTTCCCAGCTCACGGGTATAAATGATAAGATGGCGGAGTACAGCAGCACGCCAGGCGTCACATCCCACAATGCTGCCCTGATGCACACGCTCCAGCGGCACAGAGACATCCATCAGGTGAGGTGGACCCCCCCTCTCAGAGGCTTCTTCGCTGCCCGCCTCTCTCAGACTACTGGATCCCTTTGAGCACTGTAGCAGTTCTGGTCAAAATACCAGGGTCCACATAATACAGAGATGTAGAACTTGACTGAAGGTTTGACACAGCTCTGTGGAATCTGTGTGAAATGGAAATGAAATTGTTGGGTTCAGTGCTATACATTTCTCTAATAGTAATGGTATGTATAGAGGACCTGATCCAGACACGGGGACTCATTGTAATTGATAACTTATGAAGTTCAttgaacattaaaaaaatatggGCATTAGAAGTTTCCTTTTGCTGTTTCCACCACATAATGTTATCCTTGTTAGGGAGAATTAGTAGGCATCCCACCAAAGTAGCGAACCATGAAGCCATGAACACTGAAGGATGGTGCTGGATTGCagtctgtgttttcttttactATGGGAAAAGACCATGACTCTCCCTTGTCTGGGTTTTCTAGGATTACACTCATGAATTTCACAAAACTAAATCCAACTTTCTGGCGatcagagaaagggaggatCTACTGGGATCTGTCAGAAAGGACATTGAGTGAGTATCTGAAATCATCTTAATTGTGTTGACATCAGCTTACAGTGTTCACAAGCAGTGATTTATACAGGTGAGGTACCCTGAATCTTGAAATGTTATTCTGTTGGTGGCAGTGAACGCTGTTGAGGTTTTTGTCATCAAGAATCTTTCTATTGATAGTCAGGAAACCTCAAAGCTCAAGGGAAACCTGGACTTTAAGCTTTACATAGTACCTCGACATATACACGGACATCCCAGTCAATACAGTTGAGGTCAGACTAAACAGTTGTCAGCTATATTCTGTTGCTACtcaattaaatgtttttgtttgtcaacTAGTACCTTCTTCCTAAGGATTATTCGAGCCTGAATATTTGACCTTGTTTGAGAACATATGCTGCTGATGAACATTGTTGTTAGAGGAACATGGCACAAATTCCTGTCTAAATCAAATGGCCTCTCTTAGAAATGTTGGTATATAAGGCATAAGGCAGTAGCCTGATGTGTCCTTTTCACAAATTTCACGGCGATCATTATGCATTGGTGATTGTTAGATTGTCTTTGGGTTAGTGGTGATGGAAATGGACATTGTCCTCAATTAACATCAAGCCCTTGTTGATGTTATGACCTACACCAACCCCCACATCTCACAGACCGGGCCCTAGAGAAAATCTAGGTCTCCAGACCAATACCTTCCACAATGACTAACCCTTTGAACTAATTAGTACAGGAAATCATCCTTGTTTTATTCAgaggggcagggcagggcagggcatgaCGTAAAAGCAGTCAATATCAATGAGGTATGGCAGTCATGCTTGAAGTTAGTGGATTGAGTGACGCACTCACCACCAGCCTGTAATGTATTGAACCTTCTTCTGCAATAAGGTATTGAGCCTTCTTCTTGATTAGTCATTGGTCATACGTGTGTGTCACTTGATGGTGAGAGACCCCTTCTACTGTTTTCACACCTTGTGGAGTATTGCTTTTATTAATTTGCTGTCATCCAGGCATCAGATGCTGGAGAAGAGTGATGATAAGACACACAGGAATATCTGATATGGAAAGAATTTGAGAGTGTGAGTCACTCCCAGAAAGAAATGTAAGATCAGGAAAGGGTGCCAGACCATGACTGCTCTGGTTGTTAACGACTACTTAATCCCAGATGCATCACCAAAGCACCCTGGCAGAAATCCACAGTGTTGTTTGTGAATAATTACTTCACTTTTTGATTATTTGAGCACCGTGATTCCAAACTGCCCTCTACACTGTTGCTGTAAATCACAGCATTTCCCCCAGATGAAATCCTCACTGCTTGCTGTAGCGGcatactcccccccccaccccccagtaaCTGTAAACATCTTTGTGGCACTTGTTTGGGCTGATTCCAAAAGCTTGCCTGAACACATTCCTTGTCCTCGGCCAAGTTGCCATGCCCTTCTTTCATACGACCCACTGTAAAAAGAAGGTAGTATAAATCAGACGTCACACTTTAGCACACTTACCCAGACAGGATCTCAAATGGCCTCTGATGTGGAAGACTGCTAGAATATTTTGGCTTGCATGCTGATCATTTTTTTACCTGTAGATCTAACTGAGTATCTGCATATTTTTTGGCTTtacataaatgtaaaagtaGGACCAAAATGCTATATTAACAGACAAAATGCAATTTTGTTATGTCACTTGTGCTGGTAGAGAGCTCATTTCAGTCCGTACATGCTGTACTATCACACCATCAGATTTCATTTTATTGCCGCTTCATACAGGTTACCTTGTTAACACAACATATTCTTTGCCCTGTGTGataagcacacaaacaacatactGCACCTTCAGTCTCATATTAAGAtgtttactgtttttttgttttgtttgtttgtttgttttaaaagccATCACTACTTTCtgtaaatatttgtttctgTGGTCGCTCATAATATTTTCTTTGAGCTTCTCTTTTTCACTGTTTTCAGGAACCTTGTGTTGTTTACAGTGCAgtacaccttctctctctctccaggtccCCTTTGTCTATTTTGCTCCAGTTTGGTGGCAAGTACAAAGTGTCCTTCAGTGTGTCCTTCAGAGGAGTccttcactgtgtgtctgttgctgtgGAAGCTCCCTGCACAGACAAACCAATCAGAAATGGCTGTGTGTTGAGCGTTAAAACTCCTCATGTCAGCGAGTGAGGGGGATGTGTTACAGGCACATGTCATGGAAGGCATTGGCATGTTGGTCCTAATCTAAACCAGCATCAGGAGTTGAAATTGTGCTGGTATTGATCCATCCACTTCCCAACATAACAGTAATGACACTAATGACTCATTTGGATCTTTCCTACTAATTAGTAGAGAGTGGATCCATTGGCATATGGAATTCAGGCATAGGTCTTTGTTGCTTTTGTTATGGAATGAAGGCCTGTGGGGCCGACCGCTTGCCCTAATTAAATACCTACATAGACGTAAGTGTACCTAAGCTTACGTCTGAGCGCTATTGATCTTTGCCTTATGTACGTGGCTCAGTGTTCTCTCCCTGGTCTCTACTAATGTGTACTAATGTCAGGTCCCTGATCAGTGATTGACACGCCAACACTCTGGTTTggcctgtttatgtgtgtgtgtgtgtgtgtgtgtgtgtgtgtgtgtgtgtgtgcttctgttgttTACCAGACAGTGAGTGCTAGTTGTCTAATTATGTTGGACAACTAAGTCACATTTAGTTTAGATAGTAATCACAAGGCCATCTTGATAATTTGTTGGCTTTATGTCTTTGCCAGTAGGCTGTATTCTGAGTGGTAGTTTTTCACCCTGTTGTTTTTGTCCTCAATTTAACAGCATTTGATCTTTGTTTGACCAAAAGCATTGCCCCTAGGCATGCTTCAGAGAAAGATCCATATGAAAATGCGACAGAAATGTCCCTCGTTGTTCCTCTCCTATACCACTAGGTGTCACTATAACACCTTTCTTTTTAGGTCACTCTTTGGTGTGTCGCTTCATTGTTGAAGCTCCACTGCTTGTAACTtcagaccccatgcagacggactctagtttgcctgaacccgggttcatttttcacacctatttcacacctacccactttttacatcgcgtgcacatgaacccagcgaatccgattgactcagctgtagtacatcccccacgcctgttggtggcgctttggtgctacagacaactgaagaaaacggagaagaagacaggagcatgctatcaaaataacatatgacagtagttgagctccaactagcaacgtttagcttagccgcatagcctacatttgatctgcacagtaacacattatggtggtttataaaatcagtggtaagagcagactgtaggctaagcgaaaaataattgtatttgttattgataataaagagtttagaacagtgcaacatgacatgtctgagttgtttaaatgcctgtgctttatggagatgctgagcttgagcacgagagaccacaatgcaagtgctgtggatcctggatgtttcatggtttacaattgcttctaatttcatggttttattactaacaacaaatgtaggctattgttgagggctttgtccttcacgtactgttggctacctctgaagtaacgttaacgctagctagtagctatcgctatcgttgtctgacaggactaaagctaacgtagcattcatctgttttgaaacttccgtctataataaaaaaatcttttcaagtcagatttgctcatataggctattgctgacacttttaaaaactggtttttgaaaaatggtctgatgcaaatagattaaacagtgatagattaaagtgtggcttgttaatgtcatccctttcctaacaacagatagatagatacatttgtattaatcccgttagggaaattcacgtggaaaaggagcaaggtaataggaagaatttttttttttaaactggagagctgttataactggctgccaaactcactgcgctaTGGCAACCCATTccgttattaaataatgccggttgtgtccgttgttctggctggtctaatgatgcaatcacgtggggcaatccgattaggtatgcggatagcgtgcagacgaacaccaacagcaaatcggattcggaggttactcactttggacccccgattcgagggagtgcggatacagtgcgtttgtctgcacgatagggctatccggactcggggttcaccgggttcagacaaactagagtccgtctgcatggcctCTCATTCTCAGACGCCCTTCCCGTTACATGTGGCATTTTACATACAGCATGCACAGCTCCCATTCAGAGGCAGAGGCGTTCGTGGGCACAGTTCCACGGGACACTCCCAGGCTTCCTGTGGCACTCAtgcccgcacgcacacacgcctgCCTGTCCTGCCACCCCAAACGGAACTAACAGATCACAGCAGTGCGTGTTCCGCACCTGAAAATGCCACTTTGCAGTGctgcctgacccccccccccccccccccccacacacacacacacacacaggtgatgcaGAGCTGTGCCCTTTAGAGGGATGGTTAAGATGAGGAGGTCAGCTGTCATTTCAGTTTAGAGCCTCCAGATGGCTGATTAGACCTGGGAGCCAAGCAAGCATACCCTCTCCAGATAAAGGCTACAAATgtacatgcgcgcgcgcgcacgcacgcacgcacgcacgcacacacgcacgcgcacacacacacacacacacacacagtggattcCAACACAGTTGCACCATACTAGTCGTCCTCTgccgtcaccacacacacacacacacacacacacacacacacacacacatacacatacacacacacacactggcactctgagattcttttgaatgaagagtgcattacaaataaaataaattattattattattattacacacacacacacacacacacacacacacgcacacagtggaTTCCAACACAGTGGCACCATACTAGTCGTCCTCTGCCctcacccaccaacacacacacaaatgaacatctAGGTGACATTAAAACCGTCCGTCTGTCTGGAGATGTTCTCTGATGGACTTGCTGGTAAACGCAGTGGGGGGTTGCTTTCGTCTGTCGTCCCCTGATTAACTCCTGCAGAAGGGCTAAGCTTTTCCCATTCGCAGCActcattcattattcacaggAAAATGCTTTTCTGTGGCAAGCCCAacccctgcgcacacacacacacacacacacacagacacacacacacacacacacagagagagaagccgCTCTTCCCACAGAGAGCAGCCAGGCAAATACAGCAAAACTAAGCCCCTTGCGTCGTTCCACTAACTGCCTCCGAAAAAGAGTTGTTCACTTTGTTTCTGTTGTACTATTTTACCGGATGGGGCTGTTtatgggagaatgtcctttattttatttttttatttatatatatatatatatatatatatatatatatatattctttatcCTCttgttgagtgtgagtgagatacagagagatagtTTAAATGGAATGAGACTGCCGCTGGTTTGATTCAAAATGACTGAACAGGGGATCTTATAAAGCTCCTTGCTTTCTCAGCCCGCACAAGCATTTCAATGAAGGAGAAATCTTTATCCCCAAgctcaagagagagaggtgtgtgtgtgtgtgtgtgtgtgtgtgtgtgtgtgtgtgtgtgtgtgtgtgtgtgtgtgtgtgtatacacacatatttcctTCCATGTATCTAAATTGGCTtgcttcttctcttctccctgcagGACATACAAGAGTGGTTCCGGAGTGAACAACAGAAGGACAGAGCTGTTTCTGAAGGAGCATGAGCACCTCAGAAAGTAagcccctcccttctctcccctcacctcaccctCCCCTCCAAGATTGCCTGGGTTTAgcaattagcattagcaatgcCCACAGATCCCAATCTAATGAAAGCCACAGATCATTTCATGTGGCTGCATCACCATCTCAAATGAGCGCCTGCTGTTTGCCTCCAAAAACAATTGCAGGTGAAGCACTTTCCACATTGGACAGATGGTCGATATTTTGAGATGgatccttttctttcttttttttttttttttagcgggGGCTGGGGAAAGTCGTCTTCGCATCAATGCATTGTGATGCTAACATGGAATATTTTGCATTGATGCAGGAAAAAAggaataatatatatttttaaacaacataattaaataatatgcaAGCGAGCATAATGAATTTAAACAACTCTCCCAAACCCATTTCACTATGATTGTTGTTGTGCAGGTGTAATGATGACTGAAAAGTGAATTTACAGATAACACTGGCAATAGACACTTTGTGTAACTTTACATGTTCCTTAGGGTCTCAAATACAGTTAATGTAAACAAATCATTCCAAGCAAGCTGCATTGTGATGCATTGAGAATTGTTTCCTAATCAAATTGTTACCCTTTGAATTGCAATCAAATCCTGAGgctagggggagggggggagaacaTCTCGAGCCTTTGAGGTGGAGGGTAATTAAGGCTAATTATCTTAGCTTGAAAACTCAATTAAGGTGGAACCCATAACTCATATATATGCAATTTCTCACACCATATATCAGCCTGCAATGAGAGATGGCTGTAAAATTCCTAAAGGTCAAAGTCTCATATTTATTAGAtaagacacgtgtgtgtgtgtatacacacatggtcatgaactacacacacacacacactacacacacacattcacacacattaatttgTCATGGCTCAGGCCCATCACTCAGCTACATAATTTAGAAACTCTGAATTAATGAGGGTGTAGGTCAAAAACGTTAGTCAGCCCTTAGAGACAGTGCCTCCCCCAGGCAGCAGGGGGCAGGAGAGATCCTGTCTGGGCAGCTGAGGGCAGCCCATCTGTGTTGATCTCATTCATGGCCACCGTTGGCTGTCTGTCTCCACCAGACACAACAGGATGTTACGTGTTCAGCGTGTTCCCCGGGCCCTTTCTGTGGAGCATGCCATGCTCTCCTACAGGACTGGACCTAATGTTACAGGAGTGCACATGCTCTTCTGTTATTGCTCCATATACATTTCACTTTTTAGTGAGTTGAAAAGTTAGTGGTTGAAAAGCAACATTTCCTTACAGGAGAACTGGAAGTGTGTATAAGCTTGATCCAGAGGGTTTAAGATGCATAGTGTCATATGGGAGCAGAGGCGGCATGATGACATCCACCTCACACACGGCTCCAAGTACCTGGTGGAAAGCCCTCCCTCGGTGCTGTGTGCAAC
Coding sequences within:
- the gosr1 gene encoding Golgi SNAP receptor complex member 1, whose product is MAGGNSNYWEDLRKQARQLENELDLKLVSFSKLCTSYSSSRDGRRGGDSSDTTPLLNNSTQDRMFEAMSVEIEQLLAKLTGINDKMAEYSSTPGVTSHNAALMHTLQRHRDIHQDYTHEFHKTKSNFLAIREREDLLGSVRKDIETYKSGSGVNNRRTELFLKEHEHLRNSDRLMEDTISIAMATKENMTSQRGFLKSIQSRVNTLANRFPAINSLIQRINLRKRRDSLILGGVIGVCTILLLLYAFH